The following are encoded together in the Lactuca sativa cultivar Salinas chromosome 1, Lsat_Salinas_v11, whole genome shotgun sequence genome:
- the LOC111913542 gene encoding CASP-like protein 4A3 isoform X2, producing the protein MNNNKDAKRHHGATTNNQSISHTDSQDDVFHSTSGSPLQQDEFPSSPSKAIVAFDKPPAKAQLSTVAYNRSAREDSVTGVRKVGPGGVEEGNGGAGRERRSSVGTLGLRRSKREVMVDRSALVFRVLELILSVIAFSVMATDKTQGWSGDSFDRYREYRYVVGVNAIAFAYAAFQAIDMTYLLINGNHIISYSLRPHFDFLIDQILAYLLISASSSAATRVDDWVSNWGKDEFTQMATASIGISFLAFLAFALSSLISGYNLCTQSSL; encoded by the exons ATGAACAACAACAAAGACGCCAAGCGCCACCACGGTGCCACCACTAACAACCAATCAATATCCCACACCGACTCCCAGGACGACGTGTTCCACTCCACTAGCGGTTCGCCTCTTCAACAGGATGAATTCCCATCTTCTCCTTCTAAAGCCATCGTCGCTTTCGACAAGCCTCCGGCAAAAGCTCAGTTGTCTACAGTAGCTTATAACCGATCTGCGAGGGAGGACTCAGTGACTGGTGTCAGGAAGGTAGGCCCCGGCGGTGTTGAAGAGGGAAACGGTGGTGCAGGAAGAGAGAGAAGGTCTAGCGTGGGTACGCTGGGATTGAGGAGGTCGAAAAGAGAAGTAATGGTTGACAGATCAGCATTAGTGTTTAGGGTATTGGAGTTGATATTAAGCGTGATTGCGTTCTCTGTGATGGCAACTGATAAAACTCAAGGGTGGAGCGGTGACTCGTTCGATCGATACAGAGAGTACAG GTATGTGGTAGGTGTGAATGCTATTGCGTTTGCATACGCAGCATTTCAAGCAATTGACATGACATACCTCTTAATTAATGGAAACCATATCATCTCATACTCTCTTCGCCCTCACTTTGACTTCCTAATTGACCAG ATACTTGCTTATCTGTTGATATCAGCATCATCTTCAGCAGCCACTAGAGTGGATGATTGGGTGTCAAATTGGGGAAAAGATGAGTTCACACAAATGGCAACTGCATCAATAGGAATCTCTTTTTTGGCTTTTCTTGCATTTGCACTTTCTTCTCTCATATCTGGTTATAATCTTTGTACCCAGAGCTCTCTCTAA
- the LOC111913542 gene encoding CASP-like protein 4A3 isoform X1 yields the protein MDNHKDDKRHHRTTTNNKSTSDTEEYYSPGTSPLQPDELSYAHSKAIVAVDKYYTSSRSPTSHHQKLPQTLNLQPPEKSQSPTVAYNRSAREESVTGVTKVGPGGLEEGNGGAGGERRSRVATPGLRRSKREVMVDRSALGFRVLELILCLIAFSVMAADKTQGWSGDSFDRYREYRYVVGVNAIAFAYAAFQAIDMTYLLINGNHIISYSLRPHFDFLIDQILAYLLISASSSAATRVDDWVSNWGKDEFTQMATASIGISFLAFLAFALSSLISGYNLCTQSSL from the exons ATGGACAACCACAAAGATGACAAACGCCACCACCGCACCACCACAAACAACAAATCAACCTCCGACACCGAAGAGTACTACTCTCCTGGTACTTCACCTCTTCAACCCGACGAATTATCCTATGCCCATTCTAAAGCCATCGTCGCTGTCGACAAGTACTATACTTCCTCAAGATCTCCTACTTCGCACCATCAAAAGCTTCCTCAGACCTTAAATCTACAACCGCCGGAAAAATCTCAGTCGCCTACGGTAGCCTATAACCGATCGGCGAGGGAGGAATCGGTGACTGGCGTCACGAAGGTAGGCCCCGGCGGTCTTGAAGAGGGAAACGGTGGTGCAGGAGGAGAGAGAAGGTCTAGGGTAGCGACGCCGGGATTGAGGAGGTCGAAAAGAGAAGTGATGGTTGACAGATCAGCGTTAGGGTTTAGGGTATTGGAGTTGATATTATGCCTGATTGCGTTCTCTGTGATGGCAGCTGATAAAACTCAAGGGTGGAGCGGTGATTCCTTCGATCGATACAGGGAGTACAG GTATGTGGTAGGTGTGAATGCTATTGCGTTTGCATACGCAGCATTTCAAGCAATTGACATGACATACCTCTTAATTAATGGAAACCATATCATCTCATACTCTCTTCGCCCTCACTTTGACTTCCTAATTGACCAG ATACTTGCTTATCTGTTGATATCAGCATCATCTTCAGCAGCCACTAGAGTGGATGATTGGGTGTCAAATTGGGGAAAAGATGAGTTCACACAAATGGCAACTGCATCAATAGGAATCTCTTTTTTGGCTTTTCTTGCATTTGCACTTTCTTCTCTCATATCTGGTTATAATCTTTGTACCCAGAGCTCTCTCTAA
- the LOC111913606 gene encoding uncharacterized protein LOC111913606 — translation MGQKGGRDAFVSQGFDTWNKKDAFRTHVGGVDSFHNKAREKCEFLMREKQAINVVLRRQTEAEDNKYKARLRVSIIVVTLLLKTGLPFRGHDESVNSENRGLYIEVLKAIRETSEEIFNNTLENAPKNNQLISPKIQKELVQCFAQEVLLSIREEIGQDVFALLVDESSDVSKKEQMAIVLRYVDSLGFVKERFIGIVHVKDTSSLTLKNSINEVLTSNKLSFSQIRGQGYDGASNMRGEFNGLKALILQENDTAFYVHCFAHQLQLVVVAVAKKHDGVSDFFEQILLVVNVVCASCKRKDLLREQAREKVQKGLCSGDLETGRGLNQETTLVRAGETRWGSHFNTLTSLMKLFADVLVVLDFVKEEGGSLANRQQASGILAYFKSYEFVFYLHMMYEILHLTGTLSKQLQRKDLDILEAASMVRGTMEALQSFRNIGFASILSKVSSFCQTHEIETLDTEELYIGARNRRTKKTNRFHFEVEIFNTVVDMQLTEYRDRFSETSTQLLEYMGALSPCDSFAQFDKSKLLKLGKLYKYDFDDSDMIDLEGQLEIFYHSCIKDECFTSLKGISNLSRLMVSTGKHRSYPLVYKLLKLALILPVATASVERCFSKLKLLKTDLHNKIGDEFLNDALLCNVETEALTKVEDKKVMERFQKMYARRGQI, via the exons ATGGGACAAAAAGGAGGGAGAGATGCATTTGTTTCCCAAGGTTTTGATACTTGGAATAAAAAAGATGCATTTCGGACTCATGTGGGTGGTGTTGATAGTTTTCACAACAAAGCAAGAGAAAAGTGTGAGTTTTTAATGAGGGAAAAACAAGCAATTAATGTAGTCTTGAGGAGGCAAACCGAAGCGGAGGACAATAAATATAAAGCTCGATTACGTGTTTCTATTATTGTTGTTAcacttttattaaaaaccggTTTACCGTTTCGTGGTCATGACGAGTCGGTTAACTCGGAAAATAGAGGGCTTTACATTGAAGTGTTAAAAGCCATTCGAGAGACTAGTGAAGAGATTTTCAACAATACTTTAGAAAATGCTCCTAAAAACAATCAACTAATTTCCCCTAAAATTCAAAAAGAACTTGTGCAATGTTTTGCACAAGAAGTACTTTTGAGTATTCGTGAAGAGATTGGTCAAGATGTTTTTGCTTTACTAGTTGATGAATCTAGTGATGTTTCAAAAAAGGAACAAATGGCTATTGTTTTGCGTTATGTCGATAGTCTTGGCTTTGTGAAAGAAAGATTCATAGGAATAGTGCACGTGAAGGATACATCCTCTTTGACCCTCAAAAACTCCATAAATGAAGTACTTACAAGTAATAAGTTGAGTTTTAGTCAG atAAGAGGACAAGGTTACGATGGGGCTAGCAATATGCGAGGGGAATTCAATGGTTTGAAAGCTTTGATATTACAAGAGAATGACACAGCTTTTTATGTACATTGCTTTGCACACCAACTTCAACTAGTAGTTGTGGCTGTAGCAAAGAAGCATGATGGTGTTAGTGACTTTTTTGAGCAAATTTTGTTGGTGGTTAATGTTGTTTGTGCCTCGTGTAAAAGAAAAGACTTACTACGAGAACAAGCAAGAGAAAAGGTGCAAAAAGGCTTGTGTAGTGGTGATCTTGAAACAGGAAGAGGGTTAAATCAAGAGACTACACTTGTTCGAGCGGGAGAAACAAGATGGGGTTCACATTTCAACACACTCACAAGTTTGATGAAGTTGTTTGCAGATGTTCTTGTAGTTTTAGATTTTGTGAAAGAGGAGGGAGGGTCATTGGCAAACCGTCAACAAGCATCTGGAATCTTAGCATATTTTAAATCATATGAGTTCGTGTTTTACTTACATATGATGTATGAAATTTTACACCTCACGGGTACATTGTCAAAGCAACTTCAAAGAAAAGATCTAGACATTTTGGAAGCTGCTTCGATGGTTAGAGGGACAATGGAGGCATTGCAGTCTTTTAGAAACATAGGGTTTGCTAGCATTTTGTCAAAAGTATCCTCTTTTTGTCAAACACACGAAATTGAAACTTTAGATACGGAAGAGTTGTATATTGGTGCGAGAAACCGTAGGACTAAAAAGACTAATAGGTTTCATTTTGAGGTTGAAATCTTCAACACAGTGGTAGATATGCAACTTACAGAATATCGGGATCGATTTAGTGAAACAAGCACCCAATTACTAGAATACATGGGTGCTTTGAGCCCTTGTGATTCATTTGCACAATTTGACAAATCAAAGTTATTGAAGTTGGGTAAGTTATACAAGTATGACTTTGATGATTCAGATATGATAGACCTCGAAGGGCAACTTGAGATATTTTATCACTCCTGCATCAAAGATGAGTGTTTCACTAGTTTGAAAGGAATTTCCAACCTTTCTCGTTTGATGGTTAGTACAGGGAAGCATCGGTCTTATCCTTTGGTTTATAAGCTTTTAAAGTTGGCTTTAATATTACCCGTAGCGACCGCAAGTGTAGAAAGatgtttttcaaagttgaagcTCTTGAAGACAGACTTGCATAACAAAATTGGCGATGAATTTTTGAACGACGCATTGCTTTGTAATGTCGAGACGGAAGCACTTACGAAAGTTGAGGATAAAAAAGTAATGGAGCGGTTTCAAAAGATGTATGCACGAAGAGGACAAATTTAA